In one window of Tenacibaculum mesophilum DNA:
- a CDS encoding sensor histidine kinase, whose translation MKKTFYILIFISFLFENVFSQEPFYTQFTSDDGLVSLANYNIIQDKNNLVWVGGEQGLFYYNGKRFRQVKNTISTTKSIFNLQIDKEGQIWCSTISGHIYKVVNKELQLFKDFSNELKGAFASLIVFNDDVFFISQRKSYQIDKKTASIKKDLNANISKIAKTKNGFFYYNLKETNTITQVYEESGQAVFKKINFDIEKNFLNEGKLQMFEWFDDVVVKVEKENSKIFSVNIHTRKITTTKLPEALKKAQVYNTKKFKENWLLTSKGIYITLNKNKVNNTKQIFKDYHITDVLKDNENNYWLATLQNGIFVVPSLEITKKSFVEIKEDIISIETIGNNRLLLGTQNGNLIDYNTEDNYYKIISLSNQRPVNRIKYNKNLQKAYISTNGTSSYTYDIKKLKITNVGNQFTTAKGFTKINKDSLVYLSYRRAIIYTQLSRNKDYIVLENKRPISTHYDSKNKLIYVTYIDGTVAYNNKLQTIPVHHQNKPIIFSEYTQTTNGKIWATTRDKILALEAGKVTDSITCLNGLLKSQIKGILGKDNFLWIVTEKGIQRYDTDKKIINTINLTDKSAIKFKTPVIQNNYLWIPGNNFLCRINTSVPELIEPKLAPLAYISNVKIGGIEQEIKTKYKLPYKTNDITFNFNANGFKSSSKNVFQYKLLGFNTEWQTSELNDDVVRYIGIPSGRYKFLLRTKSLDGSIGKESKGVKIIVQKPFWESWWFIVTIFIISVLGIIIYYRIKLKWKEEEGERELERVILDSRISKLRLENLRSQMNPHFIFNSLGAIQDYVMKNEKYLASDYLVKFSRLIRMYLNHSRVNVILLKEELSSLEIYISLEQLRFENKFKVHFLVDKNINKDQIEVPPLFIQPFVENAIKHGLVHKKDRGNLWITIEENINKVLIITIKDDGVGRKKSSEINKKRKGHKSFAVNATQERVSLYKKEKLFDISVDFTDKVDENNNATGTIVTLKIKRI comes from the coding sequence GTGAAAAAAACTTTTTATATACTAATCTTTATTTCTTTTCTCTTTGAAAATGTATTTTCACAGGAGCCTTTTTATACACAATTTACATCTGATGATGGATTAGTATCTTTAGCAAATTATAATATTATACAAGATAAAAATAACCTAGTTTGGGTTGGAGGGGAGCAAGGTTTGTTTTATTACAACGGTAAAAGATTTAGGCAAGTTAAAAATACTATTTCTACCACAAAAAGTATTTTTAACTTACAAATAGATAAGGAAGGACAAATTTGGTGTTCGACCATTTCAGGACATATTTATAAAGTAGTAAATAAAGAACTACAATTATTTAAAGATTTTTCAAATGAATTGAAAGGAGCATTTGCAAGCTTAATTGTTTTTAATGATGATGTGTTCTTTATATCACAAAGAAAAAGTTACCAAATAGATAAAAAAACTGCGTCGATAAAAAAAGACCTAAATGCCAATATTTCTAAAATAGCAAAAACAAAAAATGGTTTTTTTTACTACAATTTAAAAGAAACTAATACTATAACTCAAGTTTATGAAGAAAGTGGGCAAGCAGTTTTTAAAAAAATAAACTTTGATATAGAAAAAAACTTTTTAAATGAAGGAAAGCTTCAAATGTTTGAATGGTTTGATGATGTTGTTGTTAAAGTAGAAAAGGAGAACTCAAAGATATTTTCAGTTAATATACATACGAGAAAAATAACTACCACAAAACTTCCTGAAGCTCTTAAAAAAGCACAAGTTTATAATACCAAAAAGTTTAAAGAAAACTGGTTGTTAACATCAAAAGGTATTTATATAACTTTAAACAAAAACAAAGTAAATAATACTAAACAAATTTTTAAAGATTATCATATAACTGATGTTCTAAAAGATAATGAGAATAATTATTGGCTTGCAACACTGCAAAATGGAATTTTCGTTGTGCCAAGTTTAGAAATAACGAAGAAAAGTTTTGTGGAAATAAAAGAAGATATTATCTCAATAGAAACCATTGGTAATAATAGATTATTATTAGGAACTCAAAATGGTAACTTAATAGATTACAATACAGAAGATAATTATTATAAAATTATCAGTTTATCTAATCAACGACCTGTTAATAGAATAAAATATAATAAAAACCTACAAAAAGCATATATAAGCACAAACGGAACCAGTAGCTATACATATGATATAAAAAAGTTGAAAATTACTAATGTAGGAAATCAGTTTACCACAGCTAAAGGTTTTACGAAAATAAATAAAGATTCATTGGTGTATCTATCATATCGACGTGCTATTATTTATACTCAACTTTCTAGAAATAAAGATTATATAGTTTTAGAAAACAAAAGACCTATTAGTACTCATTACGATTCAAAAAACAAACTTATTTACGTTACTTATATTGATGGAACAGTAGCCTATAACAATAAATTACAAACTATTCCAGTACATCATCAAAATAAACCTATTATTTTTTCTGAATACACTCAAACTACTAACGGTAAAATATGGGCAACTACAAGAGATAAAATTTTAGCTTTAGAGGCAGGAAAAGTAACTGATAGCATAACCTGTTTAAACGGATTGTTAAAATCTCAAATAAAAGGAATTTTAGGGAAGGACAATTTTCTATGGATTGTTACTGAAAAAGGAATACAGCGATACGATACAGATAAAAAAATAATAAATACAATAAACTTAACTGATAAAAGTGCTATAAAATTTAAAACTCCAGTAATACAAAATAATTATTTATGGATACCTGGTAACAATTTTTTATGTAGAATAAACACATCTGTTCCAGAGTTAATAGAACCAAAATTAGCTCCGTTAGCCTACATAAGTAATGTTAAAATTGGAGGAATAGAACAAGAAATAAAAACAAAATACAAACTGCCTTACAAAACTAACGACATTACATTTAACTTTAATGCTAATGGATTTAAATCTAGTAGTAAAAATGTTTTTCAATATAAACTTTTAGGTTTTAATACAGAATGGCAAACATCTGAGTTAAACGATGATGTAGTAAGATATATTGGAATTCCATCAGGAAGATATAAGTTTTTACTTAGAACCAAAAGTTTAGATGGAAGTATAGGAAAAGAAAGTAAAGGAGTTAAAATAATTGTACAAAAGCCTTTTTGGGAAAGTTGGTGGTTTATTGTGACAATATTTATAATATCTGTTTTAGGAATAATAATATATTACCGAATTAAATTAAAATGGAAAGAAGAGGAAGGAGAACGAGAACTAGAAAGGGTAATTTTAGATAGTAGAATAAGTAAGTTAAGGCTAGAAAACTTACGCTCACAAATGAACCCTCATTTTATTTTTAATTCCTTAGGAGCTATTCAAGATTATGTAATGAAGAATGAGAAATATTTAGCAAGTGATTACTTAGTTAAATTTTCTCGTTTAATAAGAATGTATTTAAATCATAGTAGAGTAAATGTAATACTACTCAAAGAAGAACTTAGTTCACTCGAGATTTATATATCATTAGAGCAATTACGATTTGAAAATAAATTTAAGGTTCACTTCTTAGTAGATAAAAACATAAATAAAGATCAAATTGAAGTTCCGCCGTTGTTTATACAACCTTTTGTAGAAAATGCTATAAAACACGGACTTGTTCATAAGAAAGACCGAGGGAATTTATGGATAACAATAGAAGAAAATATTAACAAGGTTTTAATTATAACGATAAAAGATGATGGTGTTGGACGAAAAAAATCTTCAGAAATTAATAAGAAAAGAAAAGGGCATAAGTCTTTTGCTGTAAACGCTACCCAAGAGCGAGTTTCGTTGTATAAGAAAGAAAAGTTATTTGATATTTCAGTAGATTTTACGGATAAAGTAGATGAAAACAATAATGCTACAGGAACGATAGTAACACTAAAAATAAAAAGAATTTAA
- a CDS encoding LytR/AlgR family response regulator transcription factor — MKALIIDDEAKARSVMKTMLTEFFPEIKNVITADNLVDGVKSIKENNPDIVFLDIEMPEYSGLEILDFISEPIEFQLIFTTAYQQYALEALKLSAIDYLVKPIDREELRVAINKAKVNINQKKVTAQFSELKKAIQSLSSHKIALEVPGEIIFVSHEDILYLEADGMYTKVHLANRERELICKPLAYFENQLQGNNLFFRCHRSYLINLHYLEKFVKKDGDFLLMQNQTTIPISKTKKQEFLKIIKEVF, encoded by the coding sequence ATGAAAGCTTTAATAATTGATGATGAGGCAAAAGCACGTAGTGTAATGAAAACGATGCTTACAGAGTTTTTTCCTGAAATAAAAAATGTTATTACAGCAGATAACTTAGTAGATGGAGTAAAGTCAATTAAAGAAAACAATCCAGACATTGTTTTTTTAGATATTGAAATGCCTGAGTACTCAGGTTTAGAAATATTAGATTTTATTTCAGAGCCTATAGAGTTTCAATTAATTTTTACAACAGCATATCAACAATACGCATTAGAAGCACTAAAATTATCTGCAATAGATTATTTGGTTAAACCAATTGACAGAGAAGAGTTACGAGTAGCTATAAATAAAGCAAAAGTTAATATTAACCAAAAAAAGGTAACAGCACAATTTTCAGAGTTAAAAAAAGCCATTCAATCATTATCATCACATAAAATCGCTTTAGAAGTACCAGGAGAAATTATTTTTGTTTCGCATGAAGATATTTTATACTTAGAAGCAGATGGAATGTATACAAAAGTACATTTAGCAAATAGAGAAAGAGAATTAATTTGTAAACCACTAGCATATTTTGAAAATCAACTTCAGGGAAACAACTTATTTTTTAGATGTCATAGGTCTTACTTAATAAACCTTCATTATTTAGAAAAATTTGTTAAAAAAGACGGAGATTTTTTATTAATGCAAAATCAAACAACAATTCCTATTTCAAAAACAAAAAAGCAAGAATTTCTAAAAATTATAAAAGAAGTATTTTAG
- a CDS encoding secondary thiamine-phosphate synthase enzyme YjbQ yields the protein MQFYQKEIQLPAFNRGYHLITDVLLEALPELENIQIGQLQVFIKHTSASLTINENADPTVRIDFESHINKMVPENMPYYKHDYEGADDMPAHIKSSMLGCQVQIPITNGNLNLGTWQGIYLGEHRNYGGKRKIVLTAFGN from the coding sequence ATGCAATTTTACCAAAAAGAAATTCAATTACCAGCATTTAATAGAGGCTATCACTTAATTACAGATGTTTTGTTAGAAGCACTTCCAGAACTTGAAAATATTCAAATAGGACAGTTACAGGTATTTATAAAGCATACTTCTGCTAGTTTAACCATTAATGAAAATGCAGATCCTACCGTTCGAATAGATTTCGAATCGCATATCAATAAAATGGTTCCTGAAAATATGCCATACTATAAACACGATTATGAAGGTGCCGATGATATGCCAGCACATATTAAAAGTTCTATGTTAGGATGTCAGGTACAAATTCCAATTACCAATGGAAATCTCAACTTAGGAACTTGGCAAGGAATATACTTAGGTGAGCACAGAAATTATGGAGGTAAAAGAAAAATAGTACTAACCGCTTTTGGAAATTAA
- a CDS encoding DUF7738 domain-containing protein, giving the protein MFNFFKKKKVTSLTIICDTNIIHVNNKPLTFPTNYNTLIDVLGKPSRELKKSNNYIIWDTHGIFCGYTDRDNILSINVYQNKKDRSEYNTQKQFKGKLFLNNEEITNNEFGKIPLGKVAIHRLGRESDTRFGFSLGVNRDYKDL; this is encoded by the coding sequence ATGTTTAATTTTTTTAAAAAGAAAAAAGTAACGAGTTTAACTATTATATGTGATACTAACATTATACATGTTAATAATAAACCTCTTACATTTCCTACTAATTATAATACTTTAATTGATGTTTTAGGCAAACCTAGTAGAGAATTAAAAAAAAGTAATAATTATATTATTTGGGATACACATGGTATTTTTTGCGGTTATACTGATAGAGATAATATTTTATCCATAAATGTTTATCAAAATAAAAAAGATAGAAGTGAGTATAACACCCAAAAGCAGTTTAAAGGAAAGCTTTTTTTAAATAATGAAGAAATTACTAATAATGAGTTTGGTAAAATTCCATTAGGTAAAGTAGCTATTCACAGACTTGGTAGAGAGAGTGACACCCGTTTTGGATTTAGTCTTGGCGTTAATAGAGATTATAAAGATTTATAA
- a CDS encoding NAD(P)/FAD-dependent oxidoreductase, producing the protein MNIPQTSFPRIIIIGGGFAGLAVARALENQDLQVVLIDKHNYHTFQPLLYQVATGGLEPDSIAFPLRKRFNDVENFFFRLAKVTQIHAEKNYIETTIGNLEYDELIIATGSTTNFFGNTNIQKYAMEMKSVPQALNIRSLVLENFEEALLVTDLEKRRALMNFVIVGGGPTGVELAGALAEMKKGILPKDYPDLDIRQMKINLIQSSGELLKGMSNGASKKAEDFLIKLGVDVWKNLRVLDYDGETVTTNGEDHFKAQTVIWAAGVKGAAVNGLNEECVVERANRFKVDEYNKVIGYNNIYAIGDVACMETKTYKRGHPMMAQPAIQQGRLLGKNILAKIKSKKQKSFVYNSKGSMATIGRNKAVVDLSRWKFQGVFAWFIWMFVHLFSLIGFRNKAVVFMNWVYNYIRFDRETRLIIRPYKKKNKYSFKEQENGNH; encoded by the coding sequence ATGAACATACCTCAAACAAGTTTTCCTCGAATAATAATTATAGGAGGTGGGTTTGCAGGATTGGCAGTAGCAAGAGCTCTAGAAAACCAAGATTTACAAGTAGTATTAATAGATAAGCACAATTACCATACTTTTCAACCTTTACTATATCAAGTAGCCACAGGAGGATTGGAGCCTGACAGTATAGCGTTCCCTTTGAGAAAAAGATTTAATGATGTAGAAAACTTTTTCTTCAGATTAGCAAAAGTAACCCAAATACATGCCGAGAAAAACTATATAGAAACTACGATAGGAAATTTAGAGTATGATGAGTTGATTATAGCCACAGGTTCAACAACAAACTTTTTTGGAAATACAAATATTCAAAAGTATGCTATGGAAATGAAATCGGTTCCACAAGCATTAAATATTCGTAGTTTGGTATTAGAAAACTTTGAAGAAGCATTATTGGTAACAGATTTAGAAAAGCGAAGAGCGTTAATGAATTTTGTTATTGTAGGAGGTGGACCAACAGGAGTAGAGTTGGCAGGAGCTTTGGCAGAAATGAAAAAAGGAATTTTACCTAAAGACTACCCAGACTTAGATATTCGGCAGATGAAAATTAATCTCATTCAAAGCTCAGGAGAGCTATTAAAAGGAATGAGTAATGGAGCTTCTAAAAAAGCGGAAGATTTTTTAATAAAATTAGGAGTAGATGTGTGGAAAAATCTTCGTGTACTTGATTATGATGGAGAAACTGTTACTACAAACGGAGAAGATCATTTTAAAGCACAAACGGTTATTTGGGCAGCAGGAGTAAAAGGAGCTGCTGTTAATGGTTTAAATGAAGAATGTGTAGTTGAAAGAGCTAATCGATTTAAAGTAGATGAATACAACAAAGTAATAGGCTACAATAATATTTATGCTATTGGAGATGTAGCATGTATGGAAACTAAAACTTATAAAAGAGGGCATCCAATGATGGCGCAACCAGCGATTCAACAAGGACGATTATTAGGTAAAAATATCTTAGCCAAAATAAAAAGCAAAAAACAAAAATCATTTGTGTACAACAGCAAAGGATCTATGGCAACCATTGGAAGAAATAAAGCGGTAGTAGATTTATCTCGTTGGAAATTTCAAGGAGTTTTTGCATGGTTTATATGGATGTTTGTACATCTATTTTCACTCATCGGATTTAGAAATAAAGCGGTAGTGTTTATGAATTGGGTATATAACTACATACGTTTTGATAGAGAAACAAGGTTAATTATTCGCCCTTATAAAAAGAAAAATAAGTATAGCTTTAAAGAACAAGAAAATGGCAATCACTAG
- a CDS encoding AraC family transcriptional regulator has translation MNSTKKIPNKTVIRISNAIDFIERNLDNKLVLEEIAEKAYFSPYHFHRLFKAVTKETVNDFITRKRVEKSASFLLNKKNKTVTEVSEIVGFVTLSSFSRAFKKFYGMSPAEFKKESPSKYSKICKTESKNGKIETQFEQYICNINTNLKWMQMKAKTEVKKMPTLKVAYLTHQGKMDAVENAYHKLMEWAYPKGLMQQENLRMLTVYHDSPKITDEDKIRMSVCLTLNSEVKTEGEVSVKEIPELKCIVSRLEITPSEFQQAWESSFVWMSEHGFKKADQDPYEIFYNNPNEHPEGKCIVDICIPVD, from the coding sequence ATGAACTCAACTAAAAAAATACCCAATAAAACAGTAATCCGTATAAGTAATGCTATTGATTTTATTGAAAGAAATTTGGATAACAAACTTGTTTTAGAAGAAATAGCAGAAAAGGCATACTTCTCTCCATATCATTTTCATAGGCTTTTTAAAGCCGTAACCAAAGAAACGGTTAATGATTTTATAACGAGAAAGAGAGTAGAAAAGTCAGCTTCTTTTTTACTAAATAAAAAAAATAAAACAGTTACAGAAGTATCCGAAATAGTAGGTTTTGTAACCTTGTCATCATTTTCAAGAGCTTTTAAAAAGTTTTACGGAATGAGTCCTGCTGAATTTAAAAAAGAAAGTCCATCTAAATATAGCAAGATTTGTAAAACAGAAAGCAAGAATGGAAAAATAGAAACACAGTTTGAGCAATACATTTGTAATATAAATACAAACTTAAAATGGATGCAAATGAAAGCTAAAACCGAAGTAAAAAAAATGCCAACCTTAAAAGTAGCCTATTTAACACATCAAGGAAAAATGGATGCAGTAGAAAATGCTTACCATAAGCTAATGGAGTGGGCTTATCCTAAAGGGTTAATGCAGCAGGAAAATTTAAGAATGTTAACGGTATATCACGACAGTCCTAAAATTACTGATGAAGACAAAATAAGAATGAGTGTTTGTTTAACTTTAAATTCAGAGGTAAAAACTGAAGGAGAAGTAAGTGTAAAAGAAATACCTGAATTAAAATGTATAGTATCTCGTTTAGAAATTACTCCGTCAGAATTTCAACAAGCATGGGAAAGTAGTTTTGTGTGGATGAGTGAACATGGTTTCAAGAAAGCTGACCAAGATCCATATGAAATTTTTTATAACAACCCTAATGAACACCCCGAAGGAAAATGTATTGTAGATATTTGTATACCTGTTGACTAA
- a CDS encoding nitroreductase family protein encodes MKKFLFLALSIALFSCEEKPVEKTTYSGSQREAIIDNILTRRSIRKYTDQQVSKAQLDTVMKSALFAPSALNKQPWEVRVIQNQELLIEINNRFLNYAQGKEFQGSAARYREPGFSIFHSAPTLIVIARNKSSNISYLDSGIILQNILLSAHAIDLGTCPLGTLVPILNLEENKDILELLNIPEGFEVAINVALGYPDEQPVAPKRYPDRIKIIE; translated from the coding sequence ATGAAGAAGTTTTTGTTTTTAGCTCTTAGTATAGCTTTATTTTCTTGTGAAGAAAAGCCCGTAGAAAAAACAACCTATTCTGGGTCACAACGCGAAGCCATTATAGACAATATTTTAACACGCCGATCTATTAGAAAATATACAGATCAACAGGTTAGTAAAGCCCAATTAGATACAGTTATGAAAAGCGCTTTATTTGCGCCAAGTGCATTGAATAAACAACCTTGGGAAGTACGCGTTATTCAGAATCAAGAATTATTAATCGAAATTAATAATCGTTTTTTAAATTACGCACAAGGCAAAGAGTTTCAAGGTAGTGCCGCACGTTATAGAGAACCTGGTTTTAGCATTTTTCATAGCGCCCCAACGCTTATTGTTATAGCTAGAAATAAAAGTAGTAATATTAGCTATTTAGATAGTGGTATTATTTTACAAAACATTTTATTAAGTGCGCATGCTATAGATTTAGGCACGTGCCCATTAGGGACTTTAGTACCAATTTTAAATCTAGAAGAAAATAAAGACATTTTAGAACTACTAAACATTCCTGAAGGTTTTGAAGTCGCTATTAATGTTGCTTTGGGGTACCCTGACGAACAACCTGTAGCACCAAAACGTTACCCAGATCGAATTAAAATTATAGAATAG
- a CDS encoding RnfABCDGE type electron transport complex subunit D, translated as MSLNPYIKPKFGSTSAVMLDVIIALLPLSIISIIAFGMLALSLLLVATGTALLTELVCAFLYTKNYKSILDGSAIVTALLMCFTISPITPWYIVAFGAAAAIIFGKVVWGGLGKNRFNPALVGREFMTTFYPVIMTSASIWATKSFVNTPSINLFSGLEHPFLSQYLNQLVYNTSGAMGEYSILAISLGGLYLLFKNRISWHIPLALLAVFFLGFWLIDGGENYHFSLAGVLLGTIFMATDMPSSPTNTNGKLYYGAMIGLVAFLLLLGNVSYEYMSFSILILNGFSYLISQAFKPKVWGKSINRKIQIEQLFFLTLAIIGVTLSVITLNYYHLTAYVVYLYIIYIILKFNFSFSKKIFNPIQ; from the coding sequence TATTATTGCATTATTACCTTTATCCATTATTAGTATCATTGCGTTTGGTATGCTTGCTTTAAGCTTACTGTTAGTGGCCACAGGAACTGCTTTATTAACAGAACTTGTTTGCGCGTTCTTATACACAAAAAATTATAAAAGTATTTTAGATGGCTCTGCTATTGTAACTGCTTTGTTAATGTGTTTTACAATTTCGCCAATAACACCTTGGTATATCGTTGCTTTTGGTGCTGCTGCTGCGATTATTTTTGGTAAAGTAGTTTGGGGCGGATTAGGAAAAAATAGATTTAATCCTGCATTAGTAGGACGAGAATTTATGACTACTTTCTATCCTGTAATTATGACCTCGGCAAGTATTTGGGCAACCAAAAGCTTTGTTAACACACCAAGTATTAACTTATTCTCGGGTTTAGAACATCCATTTTTGTCTCAATATTTAAACCAACTAGTTTATAATACTAGTGGAGCTATGGGAGAATATTCAATATTGGCTATTAGCTTAGGTGGACTATATTTATTATTTAAAAATAGAATATCTTGGCATATTCCGCTAGCGTTATTAGCTGTATTTTTTCTTGGGTTTTGGTTAATAGATGGTGGTGAAAATTATCACTTTTCTTTAGCAGGCGTATTATTAGGTACTATTTTTATGGCTACCGATATGCCTTCTAGCCCTACCAATACCAATGGTAAACTGTATTACGGCGCTATGATTGGACTTGTAGCTTTTTTATTGCTTTTAGGCAACGTTAGTTACGAGTATATGTCTTTTTCAATTTTAATCCTTAATGGGTTTTCATACTTAATTTCACAAGCATTTAAACCTAAAGTTTGGGGTAAAAGCATAAATAGAAAAATACAAATAGAACAGCTGTTTTTTCTTACGCTAGCTATTATAGGTGTTACTTTATCTGTTATTACCCTTAACTATTATCATTTAACCGCTTACGTTGTATATCTATACATTATATATATTATTTTAAAATTTAATTTTTCATTTAGTAAAAAAATATTCAATCCAATACAGTAG